A genomic stretch from Chryseobacterium sp. SNU WT5 includes:
- a CDS encoding T9SS type B sorting domain-containing protein, which produces MLFTSSLEGQDFCNVPKITDILGNEDVIIDCAYPLNNGACLPLKVAYPSFKETTSYSVDPANFSPYAAFNSGTPLNANADDLFTDKLKLPFNFCYFGTNYNEVIIGSNGVITFDIAQLGKVNYPNVDELNPSISLPKSAIFGVFSDMVFSNSNDSEIYYSVIGTAPCRKFIVNFYKGRLLGCDQTVTSQIVLSEGSNNVEIFIENKPLICSDAKFNKSLVGIINTDRDLGYSPPDRNSGVWETQNEAWIFAPNGATVVPQIAWFNSSNQQVGTGDQVNVCPEKNEIYTAKITYPICGNENLVLQDTASVTFAPDYPLAKNHTEVFCGSNSVNVNLDAYIAQLTPQNPANLKFSFHNSLADAQNNVNEQPKTFNLTANKVFYVRVQNPSDPTCFRTAILNLNLITKSLLATRVSICDVDNNGVENNFQLSPLNSKLFASPINGTIHYFLNQADADNNLNEIFTTNIVDNSQYYVNYKTASCTQTFGPITINLVPAPVLNTPISFSYTTCDYKRDLTEPFEFEVIIGPLITKDPTVTLRFYKTYEQAYSGTGATVSTVKEGQYPIFVRAEFPGGCFSVATVNLNITFTKVEAIDRTAYICFDGKQDISINIDDYAPKMLIDSPVGIVTTYFASSKDADDNVNPISNSQIIDTNGNFVTKTFYVRFEDATGCYAIKALTINLVHVIIAKTQFEICDFYNNGEEVITLSSISKEIAGNQNATVSYFTTLADAQKNLNAISIFNVQNSAKLFVRIQSYGCSDVFEITIRLGATPILKTTVDIVKDAVCDNNNDGYEPVDLTKFQSKIYAGSEPVTFQYFTGYNDSNQSLSGLIASPTSYIIPGAGKVYAKVSAVGGCYSVSTINIKLNFLPGIVVKKAALQKCDYEFNLNESFNLPDAIPQLFVQSENSNSFGDLEVTYYRTDGEANAGIPSTRINAPVVTINSKTTVWARFTSKLSTCYSIAPIELQTYLPPKAKISTIPDLCDENLDGLYDVNLMNFTSRMVYTQSADNIFSFFYTQSDANQNINPIKNPESLSLRPTTTRIWMRVENIPGCFDTASVDLTFGNKIIFDNAGPFFAEICDDGNDGSQSVDLTQYESTIYKNNGVFEYYPTIVDINNNSNKISNPKDYLFNENLGPKKIYAKVNTAGFCPDLVEINLSLKKTPMFRLPDYYFCPNGTVNIDPDFSNLDIVNYEWMNPTSKVLSVTDELHDVGTEGVYTINVTSSNGCTFTTNFNVIMYEVPIITNLVASGNSYTVIATGSKKILYSIDGSNYQPNNIFHNLPYGVTTFYVKFEGSDCIGVIKKGLILNIKNVFTPNNDGINDTWIIDDLNVFEGAKTNLKVYNRLQEKIFEQESATRLEWDGKTLSRVVPTDSYWYVLTLADGRIFTGWVLVKDRN; this is translated from the coding sequence ATGCTCTTTACCTCATCTTTAGAGGGTCAAGATTTTTGCAATGTCCCAAAAATAACAGATATTCTTGGGAACGAAGATGTTATAATCGATTGTGCCTATCCTTTAAATAATGGAGCTTGTCTACCTCTGAAAGTAGCGTATCCCTCATTTAAAGAAACAACATCTTACAGCGTAGATCCTGCGAATTTTTCACCTTATGCTGCCTTCAATTCTGGAACTCCCCTAAATGCAAATGCAGATGATCTTTTTACGGATAAATTAAAATTACCATTCAATTTCTGTTATTTTGGAACGAATTATAATGAAGTAATCATTGGCAGCAATGGTGTGATAACTTTCGATATCGCACAATTGGGAAAAGTAAATTATCCGAATGTAGATGAATTAAATCCAAGTATTAGTCTTCCCAAAAGTGCCATTTTTGGTGTATTCAGCGATATGGTTTTTTCAAACAGTAATGATTCAGAGATTTATTACAGTGTTATCGGAACAGCACCTTGCCGAAAATTTATTGTTAATTTTTATAAAGGAAGACTTTTAGGTTGTGATCAAACCGTTACCTCGCAAATCGTATTGTCTGAAGGGTCGAACAACGTAGAGATTTTTATCGAAAATAAACCGCTAATTTGTTCAGATGCAAAATTTAACAAATCACTTGTAGGAATTATCAATACAGACAGAGATTTAGGGTATTCTCCTCCAGATCGAAATTCTGGTGTATGGGAGACTCAAAATGAAGCATGGATCTTTGCTCCGAATGGCGCAACAGTAGTTCCGCAAATTGCCTGGTTTAATTCCAGTAATCAACAAGTGGGAACTGGAGATCAAGTGAATGTGTGCCCTGAGAAAAATGAAATTTATACCGCGAAAATTACCTATCCAATTTGTGGAAATGAAAATTTAGTACTTCAAGACACAGCCTCCGTAACATTTGCACCCGATTATCCTTTAGCAAAAAATCATACTGAGGTTTTTTGTGGTTCCAATTCAGTAAACGTTAATCTTGACGCCTACATCGCACAGCTGACCCCTCAGAATCCTGCGAATTTAAAATTCAGTTTTCATAATTCACTTGCAGATGCACAAAATAACGTCAATGAACAGCCAAAAACTTTTAATTTAACTGCAAATAAGGTTTTTTATGTTCGGGTGCAAAATCCTTCTGATCCAACGTGTTTTCGGACCGCTATTTTAAATCTAAACTTAATAACGAAAAGCTTACTTGCGACAAGAGTTAGTATTTGTGATGTAGATAATAATGGGGTAGAAAATAATTTTCAGCTTTCACCCTTAAATTCAAAATTATTTGCATCGCCTATTAATGGGACAATCCACTATTTTCTTAATCAGGCTGATGCAGATAATAATTTAAATGAAATCTTTACCACAAATATTGTTGATAATTCACAGTATTATGTCAATTATAAAACAGCGTCCTGTACCCAGACTTTCGGACCGATAACGATCAATCTTGTACCTGCTCCGGTTTTAAATACTCCTATAAGTTTCAGTTATACCACTTGCGATTACAAACGTGATTTGACTGAGCCTTTCGAATTTGAGGTAATTATAGGTCCTTTAATTACTAAAGATCCAACTGTTACTTTGAGGTTTTATAAAACATACGAACAAGCTTATTCAGGAACAGGAGCAACAGTTAGCACGGTGAAAGAAGGGCAGTATCCTATTTTTGTCCGGGCAGAATTCCCTGGTGGGTGTTTTAGTGTCGCTACAGTGAATTTAAATATCACTTTTACTAAAGTTGAAGCCATCGATAGAACCGCTTATATTTGTTTTGATGGGAAACAGGATATCAGCATCAATATCGATGATTACGCACCAAAGATGTTAATTGATTCGCCAGTGGGAATTGTAACAACATATTTCGCAAGTAGTAAAGATGCAGATGACAATGTAAATCCAATTTCTAATAGTCAGATTATTGATACAAATGGGAATTTTGTAACTAAAACCTTTTATGTTCGATTTGAAGATGCAACAGGATGCTATGCGATAAAGGCATTGACCATTAATTTAGTTCATGTTATTATTGCTAAAACTCAGTTTGAAATTTGTGACTTCTATAACAATGGAGAAGAGGTAATCACCCTATCATCCATAAGCAAAGAGATTGCTGGAAATCAGAACGCAACCGTTTCTTATTTTACGACTTTAGCTGATGCTCAGAAAAACTTAAATGCTATCAGTATTTTCAATGTACAAAATTCTGCTAAACTCTTTGTCAGAATTCAATCCTATGGTTGCTCAGATGTATTTGAAATCACAATTCGTCTGGGCGCAACACCCATTTTAAAAACAACGGTTGATATCGTAAAAGATGCGGTGTGTGATAATAATAATGATGGTTACGAACCTGTCGATTTGACCAAGTTTCAATCAAAGATATACGCAGGATCAGAACCTGTTACTTTTCAATATTTTACTGGATATAATGATTCGAATCAATCCTTATCTGGATTAATAGCTTCTCCAACTTCTTATATTATTCCAGGAGCAGGGAAGGTTTACGCAAAAGTATCTGCAGTCGGAGGTTGTTACTCTGTAAGTACAATCAATATTAAATTAAATTTTCTACCCGGAATCGTTGTAAAAAAAGCAGCTCTTCAAAAATGTGACTATGAATTTAATCTGAATGAATCGTTTAATTTGCCCGATGCTATTCCTCAATTATTTGTACAAAGCGAAAATTCTAATAGCTTTGGGGATTTAGAGGTTACCTATTACAGAACTGACGGTGAAGCTAATGCAGGAATCCCTTCTACGCGAATTAATGCTCCTGTAGTTACAATTAATTCAAAAACAACTGTTTGGGCTAGGTTTACTTCAAAACTTAGTACTTGCTATTCTATTGCGCCAATTGAATTACAGACTTATTTGCCGCCAAAAGCAAAAATATCAACGATACCTGATCTCTGCGATGAGAACCTCGATGGTTTGTATGATGTTAATTTAATGAATTTTACGTCCAGGATGGTTTACACCCAAAGTGCAGATAATATTTTTAGTTTTTTCTATACGCAATCAGATGCTAATCAGAATATCAATCCCATCAAAAATCCGGAATCTTTAAGTTTAAGACCAACAACGACGAGAATCTGGATGCGTGTTGAAAATATTCCAGGGTGTTTTGATACGGCATCGGTAGATTTAACATTCGGTAATAAAATTATATTTGATAATGCTGGACCTTTCTTTGCAGAAATTTGTGATGATGGGAATGATGGATCGCAAAGTGTTGATTTAACACAATATGAAAGTACAATTTATAAAAATAATGGTGTTTTTGAATATTACCCTACGATTGTAGATATTAATAATAATTCCAATAAAATTAGCAATCCAAAAGATTATCTGTTTAATGAAAATTTAGGACCCAAAAAGATTTATGCTAAAGTAAATACAGCGGGATTCTGTCCCGACCTGGTTGAAATTAATTTAAGTCTCAAAAAAACACCGATGTTTAGATTACCCGACTATTATTTCTGTCCGAATGGTACTGTAAATATCGATCCTGATTTCTCTAATCTTGATATCGTAAATTATGAATGGATGAATCCTACGAGTAAAGTTCTTTCGGTAACCGATGAATTACATGATGTAGGAACTGAAGGGGTTTATACGATTAATGTAACATCTTCTAATGGATGTACATTCACAACCAATTTTAATGTTATCATGTACGAAGTTCCAATAATTACCAATCTTGTAGCAAGCGGAAACTCCTACACCGTTATCGCGACCGGAAGTAAGAAAATCTTGTATTCTATTGACGGCAGTAATTACCAACCGAATAATATCTTCCATAATTTACCTTACGGAGTTACTACTTTTTATGTGAAATTTGAGGGGTCTGATTGTATTGGAGTTATTAAAAAAGGTTTGATATTAAACATCAAAAACGTGTTCACTCCAAATAATGATGGTATCAATGATACCTGGATTATTGATGATCTTAATGTTTTCGAGGGAGCGAAAACGAACTTAAAAGTGTACAATCGATTGCAGGAAAAAATATTTGAGCAGGAGAGTGCTACCCGTTTGGAATGGGATGGTAAAACGCTGTCGAGGGTCGTTCCTACCGATTCTTATTGGTATGTGCTTACGTTGGCTGATGGGCGGATTTTTACAGGATGGGTTTTAGTAAAAGATAGAAATTGA
- a CDS encoding YpdA family putative bacillithiol disulfide reductase, producing the protein MILYDLVIIGGGPIGLNCALEAEKAGLSYLILEKGTIVNSLYNYPLYMTFFSTADKLEIANIPFISTAPKPGRREALEYYQGITRQRDININLYEAVLKIEKEENFLVQTNKNKYIAKKVVIATGFYDIPNLMNVKGETLPKVKHYYSEPYPYAKQKIAVIGSSNSAVDAALETYRKGADVTMIIRHAEISKSVKYWVKPDIENRINEGSISAHFHADLLEITPDSIIFKDEKEDIHEIENDYVLAMTGYLPNFEFLKNSGINLQGDCLKPQYDENTMETNVPGLYLAGVVCGGKDTHLWFIENSRIHAEIIVKHILHSS; encoded by the coding sequence ATGATTTTATATGATCTTGTAATAATTGGCGGTGGACCTATAGGATTAAACTGCGCACTTGAAGCGGAAAAAGCTGGCTTGTCTTATCTAATTTTAGAAAAAGGTACCATTGTGAATTCCCTCTACAATTATCCATTGTACATGACTTTCTTTTCCACAGCTGATAAATTGGAAATTGCCAATATTCCTTTTATTTCTACTGCACCAAAACCCGGCAGGAGAGAAGCATTGGAATACTATCAGGGTATTACCCGTCAGCGTGATATTAATATCAATTTATATGAAGCGGTTTTAAAAATTGAAAAGGAAGAAAATTTCTTAGTTCAAACGAACAAGAATAAATACATTGCTAAAAAAGTAGTTATTGCAACTGGTTTTTATGATATTCCAAATTTGATGAATGTTAAGGGCGAAACTTTGCCGAAAGTAAAACATTATTATTCAGAACCTTATCCGTATGCAAAACAAAAAATCGCTGTAATTGGATCCAGTAATTCGGCGGTTGATGCTGCTTTGGAAACGTATAGAAAAGGAGCAGATGTTACCATGATTATTCGCCATGCTGAGATTTCGAAAAGTGTAAAATACTGGGTGAAACCTGATATTGAAAATAGGATTAATGAAGGGAGTATTTCAGCTCATTTTCATGCTGATCTTCTAGAAATTACGCCGGATTCAATTATATTTAAAGATGAGAAAGAGGATATTCATGAAATTGAAAATGATTATGTTTTAGCAATGACAGGGTATCTTCCTAATTTTGAGTTCCTTAAAAACTCCGGAATAAATTTACAGGGAGATTGCTTAAAACCTCAATATGATGAGAACACCATGGAGACTAATGTCCCTGGTTTGTACTTAGCGGGAGTAGTTTGTGGCGGTAAAGATACGCATCTTTGGTTTATCGAAAATTCAAGAATTCATGCAGAGATTATTGTGAAACATATTCTGCATTCCAGCTGA
- a CDS encoding o-succinylbenzoate synthase, with amino-acid sequence MKKATFKQYLLNFKQASGTSRGILTTKETYFLEITENDKKGIGECGIFRGLSYDDVPEYKNKLEWLCNHINESREFLQKELLHFPSIWFGYEQAILNLKNGHDIYFPSTFTEGKSSIKINGLIWMGTADFMQQQIEDKLNQGFDCIKLKIGVDWKSEKAILKQLRKKFPKEQLELRVDANGGFSYEEARVVLQELSELEIHSIEQPIKAGYIKEISALCSITPTPIALDEELIGIVNFKDKKELLETINPQYIILKPSLVGGISGTDEWISLAENNEIGWWITSALESNIGLNAIAQYTFTKNAKIPQGLGTGGLFTNNLKTRLVLHGDQLMMS; translated from the coding sequence ATGAAAAAAGCCACATTTAAACAATATCTTTTAAATTTCAAACAAGCCAGTGGGACTTCACGCGGAATTCTTACTACCAAAGAAACCTATTTTCTTGAAATTACCGAGAACGATAAAAAAGGAATTGGAGAATGTGGGATTTTCCGTGGATTGAGTTATGATGATGTTCCTGAATACAAAAACAAACTGGAATGGCTTTGCAATCATATAAACGAAAGTAGAGAATTTCTTCAAAAGGAGTTGCTTCATTTTCCCTCAATTTGGTTTGGTTATGAACAAGCTATTTTGAACCTGAAAAATGGTCACGATATTTATTTCCCGAGTACTTTTACGGAAGGAAAATCTTCTATAAAAATTAATGGTTTGATTTGGATGGGAACTGCAGATTTCATGCAACAACAGATTGAAGATAAATTAAATCAAGGATTTGACTGTATCAAATTAAAAATTGGTGTTGACTGGAAATCTGAAAAAGCTATTCTAAAACAGCTTAGAAAAAAATTTCCTAAAGAACAATTAGAATTACGCGTTGATGCTAATGGTGGTTTTAGTTATGAAGAAGCCCGAGTAGTTTTGCAGGAACTCTCGGAATTGGAAATCCATTCTATTGAACAACCAATAAAAGCAGGTTACATCAAAGAAATAAGTGCCCTTTGTTCTATCACTCCGACCCCCATAGCATTGGATGAAGAACTAATAGGAATTGTAAATTTCAAAGACAAAAAAGAACTTTTAGAAACGATTAATCCACAGTATATTATTTTAAAACCTTCATTGGTTGGAGGGATTTCTGGCACTGATGAATGGATTTCCTTAGCAGAAAATAATGAAATTGGATGGTGGATCACTTCTGCACTCGAAAGCAATATTGGCCTAAACGCCATCGCACAATATACATTTACGAAAAATGCAAAAATCCCACAAGGTTTAGGAACCGGCGGATTATTCACCAATAATTTAAAAACCCGTCTGGTTTTGCACGGCGATCAATTGATGATGAGTTAA
- a CDS encoding GNAT family N-acetyltransferase, translated as METVEILPAESSDHKLLTQITFEGKGFWGYSQTQLLSWKRDLTITSEYIEENEIYKLLLNGEIIGYYSYLMVAEMEIKLDYLFLSPKYIGKGYGKLLMLDFLLKVQAEAPKRITLEAEPQAENFYKKFGFITYGKRESSIKDRFLPQMKLDLI; from the coding sequence TTGGAAACAGTTGAAATCCTACCAGCAGAATCTTCAGATCATAAACTGTTAACTCAAATAACTTTTGAGGGAAAAGGTTTTTGGGGTTATTCACAAACACAACTTTTAAGCTGGAAAAGAGATTTAACGATTACTTCTGAGTACATTGAAGAAAATGAGATTTATAAATTACTTTTAAACGGAGAAATAATCGGCTACTATTCTTATTTAATGGTAGCTGAGATGGAAATTAAATTAGATTACCTTTTTCTTTCTCCAAAATATATCGGTAAAGGTTATGGAAAGCTACTGATGCTGGACTTTTTATTGAAAGTGCAAGCTGAAGCTCCAAAACGAATCACCTTAGAGGCTGAGCCTCAAGCTGAAAATTTTTATAAAAAATTCGGATTTATAACCTACGGTAAAAGGGAGTCTTCAATTAAAGACCGATTTCTGCCACAGATGAAATTAGACCTGATCTAA
- the fbp gene encoding class 1 fructose-bisphosphatase, which translates to MEDQSFQTLGEFIIDKQEDFMYSTGELSRLLSAIRLASKMVNRQVNKAGIANIIGKAGNDNIQGEAQQKLDVLANEIFIEALSQREVVCGIASEENDDFMQIRTSHNAHLGKYVVLIDPLDGSSNIDVNVSVGTIFSIYRRVSEPGTPVVLEDFLQKGVNQVAAGYVVYGSSTMIVFTTGNGVNGFTLDPSLGTYYLSHPNMQFPKSGNIYSINEGNYAKFPQGVKKYLKYCQQEEGDRPYTSRYIGSLVSDFHRNMIKGGIYIYPSTSQSPNGKLRLLYECNPMAFITEQAGGKCTDGFQRIMEIEPTELHQRVPFFCGSTTMVDKAEEFMRELE; encoded by the coding sequence ATGGAAGATCAGTCGTTTCAAACCCTTGGTGAATTTATTATCGATAAACAGGAAGATTTCATGTATTCTACCGGTGAGCTTTCTCGCCTACTGAGTGCTATTCGTCTCGCTTCCAAAATGGTTAACCGCCAGGTAAACAAAGCGGGAATTGCTAATATTATCGGAAAAGCAGGAAATGATAATATTCAGGGTGAAGCGCAACAGAAACTAGATGTTCTTGCTAATGAAATTTTTATAGAAGCATTATCTCAACGTGAAGTCGTTTGTGGAATAGCTTCTGAAGAGAATGACGATTTTATGCAAATAAGAACGAGCCACAATGCACATTTGGGTAAATATGTAGTGTTGATCGATCCATTGGATGGTTCTTCTAATATTGACGTCAACGTTTCTGTAGGTACTATATTTTCAATATACAGACGAGTTTCAGAACCAGGAACACCTGTTGTTTTAGAAGACTTTCTACAAAAAGGTGTAAATCAGGTTGCAGCAGGATATGTAGTTTACGGATCATCCACAATGATTGTCTTCACCACCGGAAATGGGGTTAATGGCTTTACGCTTGATCCAAGTTTAGGAACCTATTACCTTTCTCATCCGAATATGCAGTTCCCCAAAAGCGGAAACATTTACTCGATCAATGAAGGTAATTACGCTAAATTCCCGCAAGGAGTAAAAAAATATCTAAAATATTGTCAGCAAGAAGAGGGAGACCGTCCTTACACCTCCCGCTATATTGGTAGTTTGGTATCTGATTTCCATAGAAATATGATTAAAGGAGGTATTTATATATATCCATCTACTTCACAATCACCGAATGGTAAACTTCGATTACTGTACGAATGTAATCCTATGGCTTTTATTACAGAACAAGCTGGTGGAAAGTGTACTGACGGCTTTCAAAGAATTATGGAAATTGAGCCAACAGAACTACACCAAAGAGTCCCTTTCTTCTGTGGAAGCACTACAATGGTAGATAAAGCCGAAGAATTCATGAGAGAATTGGAATAA
- a CDS encoding aspartate kinase, whose amino-acid sequence MKVFKFGGASVKDAQSVKNVAAVLETQGFEGCLLIVSAMGKTTNALEKVVENYFAKKNYQSEIENVKLKHLEISEELFEKGHSVFAEISLFFSDIESFLRRNKSPNYNFVYDQVVSCGELISSKILSEYLNDIQFKNKWCDARDFIKTDHNYREGNVNWEETEKKMAGFDQHTCYVTQGFIGSDDHNFTVTLGREGSDYSAAIFAYCMNAETMTIWKDVPGVMTGDPRKFDNVSLLTHLSYEDAIEMAYYGASIIHPKTLQPLQQKKIPFYVKSFLEPLNPGTRVGSNESKSDKESFILKENQHLMRIATRDFSFIAEDHLSQIFSLLAKNKIKISLMQNSAISLDLCVEDIYDSIDELEKELQQEFKTEIIKSVSLYTIRNANLEDSNKIYQNKNVLLEQISQKTVQVVTN is encoded by the coding sequence ATGAAGGTTTTTAAATTTGGTGGTGCGTCGGTAAAAGATGCGCAAAGTGTGAAAAATGTAGCAGCAGTATTAGAAACTCAGGGTTTTGAAGGGTGCCTTTTAATCGTTTCTGCGATGGGTAAAACAACCAATGCTTTGGAGAAGGTAGTGGAGAATTATTTTGCTAAAAAAAATTACCAGTCCGAAATTGAAAATGTAAAACTTAAACATTTAGAGATTTCTGAAGAATTATTTGAAAAAGGTCATTCCGTTTTCGCTGAAATTTCACTTTTCTTTAGTGATATTGAATCTTTTTTGCGAAGAAATAAATCTCCAAATTATAATTTCGTTTATGATCAGGTTGTAAGTTGTGGGGAATTAATTTCTTCAAAAATTTTAAGTGAATATTTGAATGATATTCAGTTTAAAAACAAGTGGTGCGATGCGCGTGATTTTATAAAGACAGATCACAACTACCGCGAAGGTAATGTAAACTGGGAAGAGACTGAAAAGAAGATGGCAGGTTTTGATCAGCATACATGCTATGTTACCCAAGGATTCATAGGTTCAGATGATCATAATTTTACGGTTACTTTGGGTAGGGAAGGCTCTGACTATTCCGCGGCTATTTTTGCTTATTGTATGAACGCAGAAACGATGACGATTTGGAAAGATGTGCCGGGAGTGATGACTGGAGACCCAAGAAAATTTGATAACGTTTCCCTGCTTACGCACCTCTCCTATGAAGATGCAATAGAAATGGCTTATTACGGCGCGTCTATTATTCATCCAAAGACTCTTCAGCCTCTTCAGCAGAAAAAGATTCCTTTCTATGTTAAATCTTTCTTAGAACCTTTAAATCCAGGAACAAGAGTGGGGTCTAATGAAAGTAAAAGTGACAAAGAATCTTTTATTTTAAAGGAGAATCAGCATTTAATGCGAATCGCTACTCGAGATTTTTCCTTCATTGCAGAAGATCATTTAAGTCAAATTTTTTCTCTTCTCGCTAAAAACAAAATCAAAATTTCATTGATGCAGAATTCTGCTATTTCATTAGATTTATGTGTAGAAGATATTTATGATTCAATTGATGAACTAGAAAAAGAGCTTCAGCAGGAATTCAAAACTGAAATTATTAAAAGTGTTTCCCTCTATACGATTAGAAATGCTAATTTAGAGGATTCAAATAAAATTTATCAAAACAAAAACGTACTATTGGAACAGATTTCTCAAAAAACAGTCCAAGTGGTAACTAACTAA
- a CDS encoding lysophospholipid acyltransferase family protein encodes MSLISKSDLIKASGLSRLGFLKNPAAIALMRFTKIDKVNQMYDALKDKTGKDFFDSFVRYRDLKYIVFEEDLARIPKTGPFILVSNHPLGAIDGILMTKILTEIRPDFKIMGNFLLEKIVPMKPYVISVNPFENRKELKSSSAGMRETLKHLENGGCIGIFPAGEVSNMNNEFREILDKEWQKPALKLIKMAKVPVVPMYFHAQNSRLFYQLAKLHPDLQTILLPSEMMNKREKPIRVRIGKPISVKVLEDHDSVEEMGEFLQKKIYLLKSYYEKRKSLADRLNIPNLKLNFPLMKEENVVQNIIDETPQEDIIKEIDELYKKDKMLFRNGIYEVFFSSYNEIPSIMREIGRQRELTFRKIGEGSNLPFDLDEYDEHYHHLFLWDNKERKLAGAYRMALGNEVMKKHGIDGFYTSSLFEFDPELRPFFRKVIEMGRAYISSEYQQKPLPLFLLWRGIVHVCLRNPEHKFLMGGVSISDKFSEFSKSLMIEFMRSHYYDSAVAQYIHPKHEFKVKLKDRDKHLFFDEVEADLNKLDKIIDDLEPEMRLPVLIKKYIKQNAKVISFNVDPSFNDAIDGLMYIRISELPESTIKPVLEEMSEQIQREENNSVDNQ; translated from the coding sequence ATGAGCCTAATATCTAAAAGTGATTTGATTAAAGCGTCAGGATTGTCTAGACTGGGTTTTCTGAAAAATCCCGCTGCCATAGCACTCATGCGTTTTACGAAAATAGATAAAGTCAATCAGATGTATGATGCTCTGAAAGACAAGACAGGAAAAGATTTTTTCGATTCGTTTGTGCGGTATCGTGACCTAAAATATATTGTTTTTGAAGAAGATTTAGCAAGAATACCCAAAACGGGCCCTTTTATTTTGGTTTCTAATCATCCTCTTGGAGCGATTGATGGTATTTTAATGACTAAAATTCTCACGGAAATTCGACCTGATTTTAAAATCATGGGTAATTTTTTATTGGAGAAAATAGTTCCGATGAAACCTTACGTAATTTCTGTGAACCCTTTTGAGAACCGAAAAGAGTTGAAGAGTAGTTCTGCGGGAATGCGGGAAACATTGAAACACTTAGAAAATGGAGGTTGCATTGGAATTTTTCCCGCGGGAGAAGTTTCTAATATGAACAATGAATTCCGGGAAATTCTCGATAAAGAGTGGCAAAAGCCAGCTTTGAAATTAATTAAAATGGCAAAAGTTCCTGTTGTTCCCATGTACTTCCACGCGCAGAACAGTCGGCTTTTTTATCAACTTGCAAAACTTCATCCCGACTTACAAACGATTTTATTACCATCTGAAATGATGAATAAGCGCGAAAAACCGATTCGAGTCCGTATTGGTAAGCCCATTTCGGTAAAGGTTTTGGAGGATCATGATTCTGTGGAAGAGATGGGTGAATTCCTACAGAAGAAAATCTACCTTTTAAAGTCTTACTATGAAAAGCGAAAGTCCTTGGCTGACCGCTTAAATATCCCAAATTTGAAATTAAATTTCCCTTTAATGAAGGAAGAAAATGTGGTGCAAAACATCATTGATGAAACTCCACAGGAAGATATTATTAAAGAGATTGATGAATTATATAAAAAAGACAAAATGCTTTTCCGAAACGGAATATATGAAGTTTTTTTCTCTTCTTATAATGAGATTCCTTCCATCATGCGGGAAATTGGTAGGCAGCGGGAGTTAACTTTTAGAAAAATAGGAGAAGGGAGTAATTTACCTTTTGATCTAGACGAATATGATGAGCATTATCACCATCTTTTCCTTTGGGATAATAAAGAACGAAAATTAGCAGGTGCTTATCGGATGGCTTTAGGAAACGAAGTGATGAAGAAACATGGTATTGATGGTTTCTATACAAGTTCACTTTTCGAATTTGATCCTGAGCTTCGCCCTTTCTTTCGCAAAGTGATCGAAATGGGACGGGCGTATATCTCTTCCGAATATCAGCAGAAGCCATTGCCTTTATTTCTTTTATGGCGCGGGATCGTGCATGTTTGTTTAAGGAACCCTGAACATAAATTCTTGATGGGTGGCGTAAGTATTTCAGATAAGTTCTCGGAGTTTTCGAAGTCTTTAATGATCGAATTTATGCGGTCACATTATTATGATTCAGCAGTTGCACAATATATACACCCTAAACATGAGTTTAAGGTAAAATTAAAAGACCGGGACAAGCACTTGTTTTTTGATGAGGTCGAGGCGGATTTAAATAAACTGGATAAAATCATCGATGATCTCGAACCAGAAATGCGCTTGCCTGTGTTAATTAAAAAATATATCAAGCAAAATGCAAAGGTCATCTCTTTCAACGTAGATCCAAGCTTTAATGACGCTATTGATGGCTTAATGTACATTCGAATTAGTGAATTGCCAGAGAGTACTATCAAGCCTGTTTTGGAAGAAATGAGTGAGCAAATACAGCGCGAAGAAAATAATAGCGTTGATAATCAATAA